Within Gouania willdenowi chromosome 24, fGouWil2.1, whole genome shotgun sequence, the genomic segment TGTAGGGAACTTGGTTGTGGACATGCAGTCTCTGGTCCTACAAGTGCCCATTTTGGCCAAGGCACCGGTCCAATATGGCTGGACAATGTGGTGTGTAACGGCCAGGAGTCGGCACTCACACACTGTCAACATCCTAACTTTGGTGAGAATAACTGCGGACACGGTGAAGATGCCAGTGTTATCTGTTTAGGTAAGAATGGGACTTCATTATGAATCCATGAATGACTATGTTAAATCCCAGTAATGTCTTTGAATGATCTCTTCCAGGAGATTTATCCAAGCCTCTAATCACCATAAGTCCCAGTCCAGATGTGAACTGGGGCGACAGAGTTGAAATAACCTGCACTGTCATGTCTGAGCACATGGGTGGGACATTTGTACTTAAAACAACCCAAGGGACGGTTAAAATGGAGAAGTTCTCGGACCACGAGGCTGCAGTCTTTGTCCTTCCTTCGGTGCAGTTCAACCAAAGAGGCTCGTATTTCTGTGAATTCCAAAAGAAATTACCCAATCAGGTCATCAATTTTCCTCAAGGAAACACTGCTGATCTTTCTGTCACAGGTAAATAagtttgtgttttctgtctaTCTTTCGAAGTATTTTTCTGACTATAATCCTAAGTACTTTTCTAAGTATCAATCTAAGTAATTTTCTGAGTGTTTTTCTAggtatttttctaaatatcTTTCCAAGTTGTTTTCTAAGTATTATTCTAAgcatttttctagtttttttcatagtatctttctaagtcttttttttaaagtatttttccaAGTATTTCTTTCAGTATCTATTTAACTACCTTCTACTATctaagtattttttgtgtttctttcggtatttctttttcaactgtAGTTCTAAGTATTTTTCCAAGTATCCTTCAAAGTATTGTCTCTGTTTGACATTTGGAATCATATTCATAGCTTTTAAAGTTCAATTTAGTTGCATTTGTGCAAACCTCGTCCTATTTCTGCAGTGAAACTGGAAAAGCCCAGCATTTCCCTTTCGTCCCCACATGCAATGGTGATATACAGTCCCGACAAAGTGTCCATCAACAAAGGCAGCAGCTTTTCAGTCACCTGCTCCATTCATTCCAAATATCCCAACGGTTTCTTCTCCCTGGCTAAGTCTAACAGAAGCACATTGGAAGCCAGGCCAGCTTTCAGCCACTCCGTCTTCTACATGGCGTACTTCGACCTTCCCTCAATAGATGACAAAGACCAGGGAGACTATACATGTGTCTATTGCGTGAACATCTCTTCGTTGACCTTCCGCTCCGAAAACTCCAAATCAATTCAAGTTACAGTCGTCTGTAAGAGTAAAAAACAGATGAATATTTTTCATTCTCTGCATTTCTCCATGTAATCTAATATTCTATTGAAAATTTTCAGCAGCAAGCTCCTCTTCATCGATTGTCACTGGCATCATCGTAGGTCTAGTGCTGTTGCTGGTGCTGGTAGGCGTTGGTGTTTTCCTTTGGAGAAGAAGATGGAGAGGCACTGGTAGGAAGCTTCTCTCTTTAATGAGACTATTGAtacatcctactcaagtagaagtactgttacttgattgaaattgtactcaagtgcaagtacaagtcagtcatacataaaatactcaagtacaagtacaaagtagctcaattaaatagtactcaaaataaaagttactcgttactttcGTCCCGTCtcagacaaaatcttgcacgattggaacttaatgtattttccacaaaggcatctgtataaaataaaaggtttgacaaaatgtacaattcttttttaaaataacactaataaagtaaatttaaaataaaaaaatatctggcTCCATATGtgtagctaaatttatgaactctaaaacagtgccatgtgggtaacaacataatacgtggaaaccccaacctgaacccaagaaagtgacagaaatgacacgactaagaacatatggctTCTGTTTAATGATCTGACacaataacctccattcaatgctgttttggcgccggtgcattaagtttaatctgattggtcggctatgatgcgatgcatttgattgttgtctggtcatttcattttttgtactttcacaatgtctgttgatcattttaaaacaaaaaaaataaacaattttactcagtaatggtttggtgtagaaatgtaatgaaatattttccttcttttataaCTTTTAAGTACAATTACTAATATAGAAATATACTCGGGAAAAGTACCCATAGAATCAACTCAATTCATTTCTTTCAactttcaattcaactttatttatatagcacatattacaacaatagtcatctcgaagcgctatcaaaacatgcatttctcaagaaaaaattaaaaaacccaacaaatccacatgaacgtGCATCAATGctgttacagtaacgtgagtacttgtaatccattccATCATGCCTCAGTTTGCAGTAAATGTCATTATGGTTTTATGCTTTTTTCCAGGTGTATTGGTTCAGTTTAGTAACAGATTTGGAGGAGCAATCAAACAAGATACAGATGAGAGAAGCAATGGAGCTCTGGATGGAAGGTAGGGGAAAAGAGTGTATTGTGCCTGATGTAGAAGCCTTCCAACCATCcatgctttttattttaattattaatatgtaTCTTCTTTGTCTCCTTTAGGAATTCCAACACCCGAGTGTACGAGCGAGGAAGGAGTCGTTTGACCGAGGACCAAAACATTGACCAAAACGCTGATTCCGATGCCACTGCCGACCAAGATCCCGAAGACCTGGCAGGGAGAGTGTGTTACGAGCTCGAACCTCTTGTTCTTTCATGATGATAATAATGAGTATTAATGAAAGGTTTTAATCATTTCGTTTTCCCCACATTTAAAAGAAGGAAACACTGGGCTGGAAAAACCTGGTTGCACAAAGGTTCAAACATGTTGTTCTCACATTGGCACCACAGCATCGCACATTATTCATCACACTGCCACACTTACAGTATGTTGCTATTTTTTTGCattgggtttttattttttgtgtgactAAGTTCCTTTGTTCACATATTTGGACCATTTGTGATATAAATGTCACGGCTTCCTGTTTGCATGTCATTGTTTAAGGTCCTTCAACAGGTTTTTGGTTTGGAGATTTTGATGACcaaagaactaaaaaaaataacaatatatgcTGTTAATAATGGCTGATCAATCTTCTATACCTTTTAGGCTGTCTTTgtattacaaaataaacttttcttacATTGCATGCATACAATTATTGATTCTGCTGAATTAAACAGTGTACACAtcaaccaaaaacacaagaactaAGTTGTTTGGAAagattttctgcacatttgagGAATTGCAGATTACATGTAAGTATGAGGAAAAGAGAAAAgtatcatgtttttaaaaggaaatactTGTTAATATCTTGATTAATTAGAGATGTGTTACTCTACAAGAGATATCCAAATTTTCACTGTTTTCACAGGAGAAATGTCGATTTTATTGACATAACGAATTATGCATACACAGGGAGacacaatttattattttacttttacccAAAAAGTACAGTAGTctgttacttttttgtttttgtttttgtgtgacaTATACTGTAGCATTGATTCTCAattggtgggtcgggacccaaaagtgggtcacggacctgtactgggtgggttgtgactatctggtcaaaaataaataaatacataatgtctctcatgttggacttgtcttttattttgaaataaacctttcttttgacaggcatgctgtgaaatgcatgggCAACCGTAGATCAGTGGTAGTGTGGGTTGTCccagtaaccgaagggttgggggttcaaatcctgctctatccaagtcattatAGTTGTGTCCtagggcaaggcactttacccataTTGCCTCGTATAattgggtatgaattgtgcatgaatgatggtggtggtAAGAGGGGCTGTAGGCTATAAATGGCCACCATGCTTCTATCAGTATGCCccaaggcagctgtggctacattgtagcttaccactgCAGAAGAATGACTGATGTGACTGAATAATGGtttcggtaaaaaaaaaaaagtgctatataaatccaagccattagatagatttatgtttaaataaagattattattatatcttatattcatttttattattattgcaacagctatttttgaaaaactaaatttggttgaattctaaaaaaaaatgggttgaGATTTAATTACCGTGGCAAATTGTAGgtccagggtgagaccagttgagaaccattgACAtacaaaagtaacattaaaaaatgtacattctttttttttaaacgtactttgttgctaaatgttgcagaaagttagtgtttattttagcattggTGCCCCATGTTATTTTCCCAGTGATCAACAGCTGATTTAATGCTGACTCATCACATTCGTCATTAACTCAGACATTGGCTACTCGTGATTTTTAGCTTCAGACGGCGTCTCGACTTTATTTTGTTCTTAGGGCGACTTTGGGTCGATGGCATGTGGACAAAATGCCACAATTCATTCATGGAAAGCAATTTACTGCTATTTCTgttacacactcacacacacacacacacacacatacaaaatcAAGTTTTCTAACATCCATACTAGCTTATCCTTTTTACACCAAGGCCTGGGTTTGAGTCCTAGTCCAAAATGCGTAGGTTCAAATTGCATCTTAGCAATAAGTCACCAAACACGTTGATGTAGGTGTGTGAATTTGACTGTCTGTGTTAGCCCtgtgataaatgtgtgtgtgtgtgtgtgtgttcgtgtgtcaCTCGTGAATCATTTCACAACTTAGCAGACAGGCCACAACTGGAATGGCAGTCCGATAAGTGGGTGTGTCTGTGCAGACAGCCGAGGTTTGTTCAAACCTGCTCACCTCGTCTGTTGTCACAGCATTCCAGCAACGCACCAGCTTTTTGGATAGCACAAGATTCACAGCTTTTcccctttttgtgtgtttggattgaggaactaaaaaaaaaaaaaaaaaacgaaagaaGGCGATATGGTTCTGACAGTGTTTTACACGAGTGTGACTGGTTCTCGAGAGGTAGAGTTTGCTTTCTGTTATgtctttaaatattttgttcaaATTTGTTCAGTAAATTTGTGTCACATGTGggctttgtgtgtatttaaatgTTCAGCTCAGAAAAGGTCATAGTTCAATAGCTAATATCCTAAAACTTCTTTCCATTTCAGACAAAGAAACAACAAGAGAGGCTTTTCTCAGTCCTGGACTCCAAAGGGATTGCTTACCAAAAGAAGGACATTGCTGCGGAATCTGAGCTCAAAGATAAAATGAGGTTTCTAGCCAATGACCCCAAGGCACTGCCCCCACAAATATCAAATGGAGAACAGTATTGTGGGGTGAGTCTAACGGAAAGTGTTACAAATGTTGAACTTGATCAAATATTCAGGAGTTAAACGTGCCCAAAGCTTGATTTGTTTCTGCATTATCATGTGATAGTCTTATAGGACGTCGACAGACCAACCATAACAACCAAACATACACAAACAGTGGTCAGTCACACCTTTGCCTgcagttttatttcttttctaaaACAGGTAAAGGTTTGCACACTCCtttaacacacagacacacccacaccgTCATCACAAGGTGTTTGAGTTTTATAAAACCTTGATGCTGATCTCAGGCTCCACCTCATTATCAAAGGACGTGTCTTGATtacaggttttattttttattttttttgtttgcatcaCATGACACATTTGTGTCACACACTCATCCttaggaatgtgtgtgtgtattgaagCTCGTGCATCTTCcaatccttttttttccccataacaATTTGACTTGCAAACCTCCAAAGACCAATTGTGCTAATGTTTgaatattagaaaatggaaacaaaatggTATTAAGGCCATCTTGTCTTGGAAATCCAATTCCTTTTAAAATCCTAGAATTTAAAGATGTCCAACGATCCAGCTAAGCTTATccaaaaacagtattttattaGTATCTCTActaaggaggtaatatttttttactctCGTTTATTTGTcagttagcaggattacgtcaaaagtactttgACTAAAGATTGACCTTATGCTGATGGaagattttattaaatattggAGTGTATCTGGAGTAATATGCTGATTCTGAATCACTTtccaaaattgaaaaatccctCTTTCTCATCATaagtgaaattttaaaaatttattttttagttttgacagttatgtcaggttagttcctcaattacccatcgagtttcatccagattggaTCCGGATAGCGAATTTCAAAGCGATTTTTAGGAAAATTGGCAGTGCCCGTACAgtatttggacctactgtatggttattaatggggattgACAATTCTTCcaagcttttaaagtgtgaataatcatggtgccatgattcggatcactgatccagataactggaGATTTGGTGTTTGTTGGAGGTTTGCTCTCTGAAtgcatttgtttccttttatttGAACTCTTTTCATCTCATATGCTATTCTATATTGTATGTCAGCTTAATATTCTGTTTAGATTGTCTTGTTTTGCCTGTTGAGTAAGgttgaataaaatgaaataaatacatctatttaCTTCTTCCAAAAGTTCTGATCAGCTTCCTTGTTTTTCTGGGTCTTTATTGCAGGACTTTAATGCGTTTGAGGAAGCAGTGGAGTGTGGGACATTAGAGCAGTTCCTCAAAATCTGAGGTCAGCAGTAACCAGCTCTGGCAGAGAACGGAACATCACAGCCCCAAAATCTCTGACATCAACCAAAATTTTTATATGGAATAAccatttttatactgcattatCATGACAGTTACATTGaccttttaaattaaaaaaaattaaataccaaCTTGTTTTGTGGAgtatctgtcttttttttttttaaacaataaaaattcGTATATTTTCAATCACGGTTCTTAATgtggtaaaaatatttattataatttcattGATGCATTGCCTGTTGGTTCCTCTCCatacattaaaatcaaataattattataatgtcaATGCTTGCAATGTTAGTGCAGAATAATAGGGATCAGCTATGTAACCAATTGCCAGAATGCACATTTTCTAACATGTCTTAAGTACTTCCTAGAGTGACATCATGTACACTTCAGAAATACATGTCACCTCATTTGAGAACAACAGATAAAGACTTAACATGTGATTTGAGCTATTTGTTGAATTTAGTCCTATTTTAGACTAAGCAATGTCAACCTGCACTTCcaagatttttttattatctgtgTTCCTTTAGTCATAGCAGAATTAGGTCAAAAGCGTAGTTCTACACTTTTACCAGTAATATCATATTATTCAGGAGAGCCTGGTGTGGTATGTTATGGTagtgtgtcaaaaaaaaaaaaaaaaaaaaaaaaaaaaagttgagggATAGAGAATGGCTCCAGGTTTGGTTGGTTTGCACTTTGCAGATTCTACCtgagaaaaaacattaatgatcataatcagaatcacaaaaatctttattaatccctgGATGAATGTGCAAATTAGGAAAAGGTACAACAATGGTCATGACAGTGACAAATGCTTATgtataatttcaaaaatattaaaaataattatacttaataaaaataaaaacgtatatatacatatgaaagcagatgctttaaaaaacatgaataataattatcGCTGGCAGTTTCCGTACTGACGGTAACCCAAAATGGGTTGTAAAAATGAGTATGAATGAAGTCGGTGGATTTTTtcatcaatattttcattttaatttgcaaaaatataaatacatgataaataatgtttttgaatTCCTATGTGTAATCCTTTTTGTTCGAGCTTAATTACcgtttttttgaaaatataaatgtaatcaaTATGAATGATATAAATAGagcaaaaaac encodes:
- the LOC114457713 gene encoding SH3 domain-binding glutamic acid-rich-like protein 3 — protein: MVLTVFYTSVTGSRETKKQQERLFSVLDSKGIAYQKKDIAAESELKDKMRFLANDPKALPPQISNGEQYCGDFNAFEEAVECGTLEQFLKI